A window of Citrus sinensis cultivar Valencia sweet orange chromosome 7, DVS_A1.0, whole genome shotgun sequence contains these coding sequences:
- the LOC102630576 gene encoding zinc finger protein 1 translates to MEPPKSEPSETSSFISVSNAAHSCIIKPSEKEGQKVQRQNTNPALVLDLSLSNKDSNRGSKPELNLIDCFKSTDSSQDSLENNDIHRQGNETEPRVFSCNYCQRKFYSSQALGGHQNAHKRERTLAKRGQRISTPSSSSSSLAFGHHHNPNSYTHRSYPSLASLPLHGSFNRSLGIQVHSMIHKPSFIPSTINSSYSYSQNGWPRQPIDQQPAIGKLSQENFQANAAAGSSSINGVSKFENVKKFSPVTEGNIGGYWCDFVSPFKTKQDDLQKLDLSLKL, encoded by the coding sequence ATGGAGCCTCCAAAATCAGAGCCTTCTGAAACTTCAAGCTTCATCTCAGTTTCAAATGCTGCTCATTCATGCATAATCAAACCCTCAGAAAAAGAAGGCCAAAAAGTACAACGACAAAACACAAACCCTGCTCTTGTATTGGATCTAAGCCTCTCTAACAAGGATTCAAATCGTGGGTCGAAGCCGGAACTCAATCTCATAGACTGCTTCAAGAGTACTGATTCTTCCCAAGATTCATTGGAGAACAATGATATTCATCGTCAAGGTAATGAAACCGAGCCTAGAGTATTTTCATGCAACTATtgtcaaagaaaattttatagcTCACAAGCACTTGGGGGTCACCAAAATGCacataaaagagaaagaaccCTAGCCAAAAGAGGCCAAAGAATTAGTACgccgtcgtcgtcgtcgtcgtcttTGGCTTTTGGTCATCATCATAACCCTAACTCATACACACATAGATCATACCCTAGTTTGGCTTCTCTGCCTCTGCATGGCTCTTTTAATAGATCACTTGGGATTCAAGTTCATTCTATGATTCACAAGCCATCTTTTATCCCATCAACAATCAATTCTTCATATTCTTACAGCCAAAATGGGTGGCCTAGGCAACCCATTGATCAACAACCAGCAATTGGGAAGCTTTCTCAAGAGAATTTTCAAGCAAATGCAGCAGCTGGATCATCATCAATTAATGgtgtttcaaaatttgagaatgttaaaaaattttctccaGTAACCGAAGGAAACATTGGAGGCTATTGGTGTGATTTTGTTAGCCCTTTCAAGACAAAACAAGATGATTTGCAAAAACTGGACCTGTCCCTCAAGCTCTAA